A single region of the Podospora pseudopauciseta strain CBS 411.78 chromosome 1, whole genome shotgun sequence genome encodes:
- a CDS encoding hypothetical protein (COG:S; EggNog:ENOG503NXMB) — translation MADTTKPVEVPATTAPVAEPVVETKPAEATPAVAEVSETAPAVEATPAAATETEVAAEAPAAEAEEAKKEEVKPVEEGHLEHKGQGANFPKNFLYTKTLFWFGSEPVNVKEIASFKAEKATDVAHHVASWAAETGKGLLFYSEKGDKAAPNGAIQLAEATEPVVDGTNKFHFSSKGHKHTFKAPTAADRDNWVAQLKAKIAEAKELAATVTESETYKKTLESFKPAPVKKEEKAAEPAAEVAPAATTEEAAAAVAEAPVEAAAAETPKEEVKEEEKNEEVKKEEPKRRSASRKRTSIFGSLLGKKEEKKAAEPTAETPAVTAEEPAATEAPAATEAPAAEVAPAVEAAPVAETTTEAAPATTEAAATEAKPEEKAEEKKEEVTEARPAVPTKRSSIFGSLPFGKKKAAPVAEAPVKETPAATEAVAETAPVIPAVETTEPLSAEVSSPANVPTETTEVAAAPAETNGETRPAIKSDKRKSSLPFGLGKKKESASSDEEGEKVKSPSAFSKFRATIKGKGKADKVEEKKEETPAATEAVAEEKAEDKAEEKKEEEAVKPAETAEVAAPVVAAEEEKPKPAEATPVVTATA, via the exons ATGGCCGACACAACAAAGCCCGTTGAGGTCCCTGCGACCACCGCTCCTGTCGCCGAGCCCGTTGTCGAGACGAAGCCCGCTGAGGCCACCCCCGCCGTTGCTGAGGTTTCCGAGACTGCTCCTGCTGTCGAGGCTACccctgccgccgccaccgagaCTGAGGTCGCCGCTGAGGCTCCCgctgccgaggccgaggaggccaagaaggaggaggtcaagcCTGTTGAGGAGGGCCACCTCGAGCACAAGGGCCAGGGCGCCAACTTCCCCAA GAACTTCCTCTACACCAAGACCCTGTTCTGGTTTGGCTCTGAGCCCGTCAATGTCAAGGAGATCGCCAGCttcaaggccgagaaggccaCTGATGTCGCCCATCACGTTGCCTCGTGGGCTGCCGAGACCGGCAAGGGTCTCCTTTTCTACAGCGAGAAGGGTGACAAGGCTGCTCCCAACGGCGCTATCCAGCTT GCTGAGGCTACTGAGCCCGTTGTCGATGGCACCAACAAGTTCCACTTCTCTTCCAAGGGCCACAAGCACACCTTCAAGGCCCCCACTGCCGCTGACCGTGACAACTGGGTTGCCCAGCTGAAGGCCAAGATtgccgaggccaaggagctTGCCGCCACTGTCACCGAATCTGAGACCTACAAGAAGACCCTTGAGAGCTTCAAGCCTGCCcccgtcaagaaggaggaaaaggctgCTGAGCCCGCCGCTGAGGTTGCCCCTGCTGCCACCACTGAggaggccgccgccgccgttgccgaGGCTCCTGTTGAggccgctgccgccgagacccccaaggaggaggtcaaggaggaggagaagaacgaggaggtcaagaaggaggagcccAAGCGTCGCTCCGCCAGCCGTAAGCGCACTTCCATcttcggcagcctcctcggcaagaaggaggagaagaaggccgccgaGCCTACTGCTGAGACTCCCGCTGTCACTGCTGAGGAGCCTGCCGCTACCGAGGCCCCCGCTGCCACCGAGGCTCCTGCTGCTGAGGTTGCTCCCGCTGTCGAGGCTGCCCCCGTTGCTGAGACCACCACCGAGGCTGCCCCTGCCACCACCGAGGCTGCGGCCACTGAGGCCAAgcccgaggagaaggctgaggagaagaaggaggaggtcacTGAGGCCCGCCCTGCTGTCCCTACCAAGCGCTCCAGCATCTTTGGTAGCCTCCCCTtcggcaagaagaaggctgctcCTGTTGCTGAGGCTCCCGTCAAGGAGACTCCTGCTGCCACCGAGGCCGTTGCCGAGACTGCCCCTGTGATCCCCGCCGTTGAGACCACTGAGCCCCTCTCTGCTGAGGTCTCTTCCCCTGCCAACGTTCCCACTGAGACCActgaggttgctgctgctcctgccgAGACCAACGGCGAAACCAGACCTGCCATTAAGAGCGACAAGCGCAAGAGCTCTCTCCCCTTCGGCctcggcaagaagaaggagtcTGCTTCCTctgacgaggagggcgagaaggTCAAGTCCCCTTCTGCCTTCTCCAAGTTCCGCGCCACcatcaagggcaagggcaaggccgacaaggtcgaggagaagaaggaggagaccCCTGCCGCCACTGAGGCTgtcgccgaggagaaggctgaggacaaggccgaggagaagaaggaggaggaggctgtcaAGCCTGCCGAGACCGCTGAGGTTGCTGCCCccgttgttgctgccgaggaggagaagcccaagcccGCCGAGGCCACGCCTGTCGTCACCGCCACTGCTTAG
- a CDS encoding hypothetical protein (EggNog:ENOG503P7SE), which translates to MISVEDTTQVGANDANPLIGFLTQIDLAREIVNLLHPSVRNITALAFTCKQAGQYVDRIMVSALPLTSSTYIQISLMFISLNSATMEEKSRELVYGATFWSSHQPPPSPRVARHISMISEGLFILVMVSIPQSFRHVVLDRLPFLDVNMVGLVISSMPNLESLAISRCDLLDVAKLPALIKIIKEHPRTPRNKGKAKALRTSNAVEGENVGENGGQNSNGNSSADDSSSTEDEDQTSSNDTSLLTEPDTGLISTGTAATSVGDEDQTGIDVTAATTDAEGNAPIHYIRLDFSPFFFRGPNTCERLGSFGVTYNEPTFHTPKAVVALMMQCWDDADTIGMDLMSDSSSFFSFVRRLPGWNCLWSLKARDAMLSFKRETSDIVLPEDFQRTVERTARSEIIAENHGSSRVSQPAFLDQVIARVVKLRKGKHDEIKKEAQNRFYDDLMAATSGDDFRPSDYPLPNSIAFYLGNAENHNAFGYWRRQYLCQGCKKLLPRVLFAIELDDCWGCKMVAFVRDMESSDLRRWKQSAIGYYLKGLDIKKGSLTDVIDPARGRHLTAALGAAKIADSIWLKFMNFSPTDLMVYPPEPPNLHRNTAAYSRYRWKHNWPEQAFDYREGGPQHEDPFKHPNSAWEDTELCGGEPPESFNTNFRWSEEASTTLFEEYIRRNGLAKQITDPEAQKRIAAAKEWEKIRRLPGPKDYSKNGMWHLGRDLRRYYQNQGDKSIHALIHGRVEKCIWSFNTPMLRPFDLDHPIPDKRVDYEAWEELKEREIWELVPAGHSRRWL; encoded by the exons ATGATTTCGGTTGAAGACACTACGCAAGTGGGCGCCAACGATGCGAACCCACTAATTGGATTCCTCACCCAGATTGATCTCGCCAGAGAGATCGTCAATCTCTTGCATCCGAGTGTGCGCAATATCACGGCATTGGCCTTCACATGCAAACAGGCCGGCCAATACGTCGACCGAATCATGGTTAGTGCCTTACCTCTAACATCTTCAACCTATATTCA AATTTCGCTGATGTTTATCTCCCTAAATTCGGCAACGATGGAGGAGAAATCAAGAGAGCTGGTGTACGGAGCGACATTTTGGTCATcacaccaacctcccccaagcCCCCGAGTCGCACGCCATATCTCGATGATTTCGGAAGGACTCTTCATATTA GTCATGGTTAGCATTCCGCAGAGTTTCCGACACGTTGTCCTTGACCGGCTACCCTTTTTAGACGTCAACATGGTGGGTCTGGTTATCAGTTCCATGCCCAATCTTGAGAGCTTGGCCATCTCGCGTTGCGACCTTCTCGACGTCGCCAAACTCCCTGCATTGATCAAGATCATCAAGGAGCATCCGAGAACGCCCCGCAACAAAGGCAAGGCCAAAGCCTTACGCACCAGTAACGCTGTAGAGGGCGAGAATGTTGGGGAGAACGGCGGCCAGAACAGTAACGGTAACAGCAGTGCGGATGACAGCAGCTCAACGGAGGACGAAGACCAGACGAGCAGCAACGACACATCCCTGTTGACTGAGCCCGACACCGGCTTGATCTCTACGGGTACAGCAGCAACCTCGGTGGGTGATGAAGACCAGACGGGCATCGACGTCACAGCAGCGACCACGGATGCTGAGGGTAACGCTCCAATCCACTATATACGATTGGATTTCAGCCCTTTCTTCTTCCGCGGCCCCAACACTTGCGAACGACTTGGATCTTTTGGTGTTACGTACAACGAGCCCACATTCCACACCCCAAAGGCCGTGGTAGCTCTTATGATGCAGTGTTGGGACGACGCGGATACTATCGGGATGGACTTGATGAGCGATagctcttctttcttcagcTTCGTCCGCCGTCTTCCCGGCTGGAACTGCTTATGGTCCTTGAAAGCGCGGGATGCTATGCTGTCGTTTAAGCGGGAGACCAGTGATATCGTGCTCCCAGAAGACTTCCAGCGCACAGTCGAGCGCACAGCTCGCTCTGAGATTATCGCAGAGAATCACGGCAGTTCTAGGGTTTCCCAGCCAGCCTTCCTTGATCAAGTCATAGCCCGTGTCGTAAAGCTCCGAAAGGGGAAGCACGACGAAATCAAGAAGGAAGCCCAGAACCGCTTTTACGATGATCTGATGGCAGCTACCAGTGGCGACGACTTCAGGCCGTCGGATTACCCTCTCCCGAACAGTATAGCGTTCTATCTCGGTAACGCTGAAAACCACAACGCCTTCGGGTACTGGCGTCGGCAGTATTTATGTCAAGGCTGCAAAAAACTCCTGCCCCGCGTCCTGTTTGCAATCGAACTCGATGATTGTTGGGGCTGCAAGATGGTCGCCTTCGTCAGGGACATGGAGAGCAGCGACCTTCGCCGCTGGAAGCAAAGCGCTATTGGGTATTACCTCAAGGGTCTGGACATAAAGAAGGGGTCACTGACTGATGTCATTGACCCGGCCCGAGGTCGACACTTGACGGCAGCTCTCGGGGCGGCCAAGATAGCCGATTCTATCTGGCTGAAGTTTATGAACTTCTCCCCGACCGATCTGATGGTGTACCCCCCCGAGCCACCCAACCTACACAGGAACACCGCCGCTTACTCACGTTATCGGTGGAAACATAATTGGCCAGAACAGGCGTTTGATTACCGGGAGGGTGGTCCTCAACATGAGGATCCCTTCAAGCACCCAAACTCCGCCTGGGAAGACACCGAGCTCTGCGGCGGTGAGCCTCCCGAAAGCTTTAACACCAATTTCCGGTGGTCAGAGGAAGCCAGTACGACTCTCTTTGAGGAGTATATCCGTCGAAACGGACTCGCGAAGCAGATCACCGATCCCGAGGCCCAGAAGAGGATCGCCGCTGCAAAGGAGTGGGAGAAGATTCGGCGTCTCCCCGGGCCAAAGGATTATTCAAAGAACGGAATGTGGCACCTTGGACGGGACCTCAGGCGCTACTACCAGAACCAGGGTGACAAGTCGATTCATGCCTTGATTCACGGAAGGGTCGAGAAGTGCATTTGGTCCTTCAACACGCCTATGCTGCGTCCCTTTGACCTTGACCACCCGATTCCAGACAAGCGGGTTGACTACGAAGCCTgggaggagctcaaggagcGTGAGATTTGGGAGTTGGTTCCTGCTGGCCACTCTAGGCGGTGGTTGTGA
- a CDS encoding hypothetical protein (EggNog:ENOG503NVR9; COG:J) — MAAPDRKQSPPLDRHLERQIFTTVDNVQYFVHPQRLGRVGNASKLRDIIPVTGLTLEQYHDESCISTLERFVVADDVYTTGFGHRIVTIDHQDPTVDAKADADNKFPLHVVHGLILEDSEHPVRPGPYFLYNEGLHQAWRLYPDSLRAFNFGVFPKSLHQAENSPVTALSQDGLHKAIAVPSRLYYSDPSPEKPLAGMRFVVDDFFPVEGVKTTLSSESWTSFYPPSSKTCHLIRHLIGLGAIMVGKTKVSQFGILHSAWVDVSSPKNPRADGYQEALGSSPGAGSALAGYKWIDCAVGIDTLGGFMETAEWYGLFALRLSTSGVLLAETDMPSMRLSAIAFMSRSLKSVQQAAEASISRIETALTHKNSSTPPTNIVYLGHRFSKPNLELSLHLANLVDIPTEEFDMETSWATRSPPKAPSQDPLHTYMEDCAWKAYCHDFGQRYYESMDDYVYKNPSAETRDLFRLYWDDAVESVWREVDNLSNEDRENCYARMRDFAEWFDKSMESLQEPIVLLPTVAGQRPRSRVYSPSSYAPTAHRMTNWDDTLAAILERPQVILPVGRISFSSAISRATEALPLCISMMSRRNTDLELLDFVTNIMEGNKLQVEVEVGKDALPQAKETWQFFKASDSDGDEEVSSEKGGDKSPPPGELDGSESEGSPEDDEQLGIQMSLEEDH, encoded by the exons ACCGTCGACAATGTTCAGTACTTTGTTCATCCACAAAGACTGGGACGTGTCGGAAACGCATCGAAGCTACGAGACATCATACCTGTAACTGGCTTGACTCTCGAACAATACCACGACGAGTCATGTATCTCAACTCTCGAGAGATTTGTCGTGGCTGATGATGTCTACACGACCGGATTCGGTCACAGGATTGTCACCATTGACCACCAGGACCCAACAGTTGACGCCAAAGCTGACGCGGACAACAAGTTCCCACTACATGTGGTGCACGGCTTGATCCTTGAGGACTCGGAACATCCGGTGAGACCGGGGCCCTACTTCTTATACAACGAAGGGCTCCATCAAGCCTGGAGGCTCTATCCTGATAGCCTCCGTGCCTTCAACTTTGGTGTCTTTCCAAAAAGTCTTCACCAAGCTGAGAATAG TCCTGTCACTGCTTTGTCTCAAGATGGACTTCACAAAGCCATAGCCGTGCCCAGCCGACTATACTACTCCGATCCTTCGCCCGAGAAGCCCCTGGCCGGTATGCGATTTGTTGTCGACGATTTTTTTCCAGTGGAGGGAGTAAAGACTACGTTATCAAGTGAATCATGGACGTCCTTCTACCCCCCCTCTTCAAAAACGTGCCACCTCATCAGACATTTGATCGGGTTGGGAGCCATAATGGTCGGCAAAACCAAAGTATCGCAGTTTGGCATTTTACACTCGGCCTGGGTCGACGTTTCTAGCCCAAAGAATCCCCGTGCAGACGGCTATCAAGAGGCATTGGGAAGCTCGCCCGGTGCTGGCTCGGCGCTGGCTGGCTACAAGTGGATTGATTGCGCGGTTGGAATCGACACCCTTGGTGGCTTCATGGAAACAGCTGAATGGTATGGGCTTTTCGCCCTTCGTCTTAGCACTTCCGGTGTACTTCTCGCTGAAACGGATATGCCCTCCATGCGACTGAGCGCCATTGCCTTCATGTCACGATCTCTGAAATCGGTCCAACAAGCTGCAGAAGCATCCATCAGTAGAATCGAAACCGCGTTAACACACAAGAACTCCTCCACACCGCCAACAAACATCGTTTACCTGGGCCACAGGTTTTCGAAACCAAATCTTGAACTATCTCTCCACTTAGCGAATCTTGTCGACATACCAACAGAGGAATTTGACATGGAAACAAGTTGGGCGACGcgatcaccaccaaaggCCCCGTCTCAGGATCCGCTTCATACCTACATGGAAGACTGCGCATGGAAGGCCTACTGTCATGATTTTGGCCAGAGATACTACGAGTCTATGGATGACTATGTTTATAAGAATCCATCCGCCGAGACGAGAGATCTATTTAGGCTTTATTGGGATGATGCAGTTGAATCCGTCTG GCGGGAAGTGGATAATCTTTCGAACGAGGACCGGGAAAATTGCTATGCTCGGATGAGAGACTTTGCAGAGTGGTTTGATAAATCGATGGAGTCTCTTCAAGAGCCGATTGTACTGCTGCCAACGGTGGCAGGCCAACGTCCAAGGTCACGGGTCTATTCTCCCAGCAGCTACGCTCCGACAGCTCACCGTATGACAAATTGGGACGACACCCTGGCTGCCATTCTGGAACGCCCTCAGGTGATTCTGCCAGTGGGGAGAATATCCTTCTCTTCCGCTATCAGTCGCGCTACAGAAGCGCTACCCCTTTGCATTTCAATGATGAGTCGAAGAAACACGGATTTGGAACTTCTTGACTTTGTGACCAACATCATGGAGGGAAATAAGTTgcaggttgaggtggaggttggaaAGGATGCTCTACCTCAGGCAAAGGAGACCTGGCAATTTTTTAAGGCGTCTGATTCggatggagatgaggaggtaTCGAGTGAGAAAGGTGGTGACAAAAGTCCGCCGCCTGGAGAATTGGATGGATCTGAGAGCGAGGGTTCGCCcgaagatgatgagcagTTAGGGATACAAATGTCGCTTGAAGAAGACCATTAA